A region of Panicum virgatum strain AP13 chromosome 8N, P.virgatum_v5, whole genome shotgun sequence DNA encodes the following proteins:
- the LOC120685764 gene encoding calcium-dependent protein kinase 24 yields MQPDPSGNANAKAKLPQPVTAPAPSSGRPASVLPYKTANVRDHYRIGKKLGQGQFGTTYQCVGKADGAEYACKSIPKRKLLCREDYEDVYREIQIMHHLSEHPNVVRIRGAYEDALFVHIVMELCAGGELFDRIVAKGHYSEREAAKLIKTIVGVVEGCHSLGVMHRDLKPENFLFASTSEDAPLKATDFGLSMFYKPGDKFSDVVGSPYYVAPEVLQKCYGPEADVWSAGVILYILLCGVPPFWAETEAGIFRQILRGKLDFESEPWPSISDSAKDLVCNMLTRDPKKRFSAHEVLCHPWIVDDAVAPDRPIDSAVLSRLKHFSAMNKLKKMALRVIAESLSEEEIGGLKELFKMIDTDNSGTITFDELKDGLERVGSELTENEIQALMEAADIDNSGTIDYGEFIAATLHMNKLEREENLVSAFSFFDKDGSGFITIDELSQACREFGLDDVHLEDMIKDIDQNNDGQIDYSEFTAMMRKGNAGAAGRRTMRNSLHLNLGELLNPSKT; encoded by the exons ATGCAGCCGGACCCGAGCGGGAACGCCAATGCCAAGGCGAAGCTGCCGCAGCCggtgacggcgccggcgccgtcgtcggggCGGCCGGCGTCCGTGCTGCCGTACAAGACGGCGAACGTGCGGGACCACTACCGCATCGGCAAGAAGCTGGGGCAGGGGCAGTTCGGCACCACCTACCAGTGCGTGGGCAAGGCCGACGGCGCCGAATACGCGTGCAAGTCCATCCCCAAGCGCAAGCTCCTGTGCCGGGAGGACTACGAGGACGTCTACCGCGAGATCCAGATCATGCACCACCTCTCTGAGCACCCCAACGTCGTCCGCATCCGCGGCGCCTATGAGGACGCGCTCTTTGTGCACATCGTCATGGAGCTCTGTGCCGGTGGCGAGCTCTTTGACCGCATCGTCGCCAAGGGCCACTACAGCGAGCGCGAGGCAGCAAAGCTCATCAAGACGATTGTTGGGGTGGTGGAGGGGTGCCACTCGCTTGGTGTCATGCACCGGGACCTCAAGCCGGAGAACTTTCTATTTGCCAGCACCTCCGAGGACGCCCCGCTCAAGGCCACTGACTTTGGGCTCTCCATGTTCTACAAGCCTG GTGATAAATTCAGCGATGTTGTTGGGAGCCCCTACTATGTTGCACCTGAGGTACTACAGAAATGCTATGGTCCAGAAGCTGATGTATGGAGCGCAGGGGTGATTCTGTACATTTTGCTTTGTGGTGTCCCCCCATTTTGGGCAG AAACTGAAGCTGGAATCTTCAGACAGATTCTGAGAGGCAAACTTGATTTTGAATCTGAACCCTGGCCAAGTATCTCTGATAGTGCTAAGGATCTGGTCTGTAATATGCTTACTCGAGATCCTAAAAAGAGATTCAGTGCTCATGAGGTTCTCT GTCATCCATGGATTGTTGATGATGCCGTGGCACCTGATAGGCCTATTGATTCTGCTGTTTTGTCAAGGTTGAAGCATTTTTCGGCAATGAACAAGCTCAAGAAGATGGCATTAAGG GTTATTGCTGAAAGCCTGTCTGAGGAAGAGATTGGAGGCCTCAAGGAGCTGTTCAAAATGATTGATACAGACAATAGTGGTACTATAacatttgatgaactgaaagaTGGCTTGGAAAGGGTAGGCTCAGAATTAACAGAGAATGAAATCCAGGCTCTAATGGAAGCA GCTGATATTGACAATAGTGGTACAATCGACTATGGTGAATTCATTGCAGCTACATTGCACATGAATAAGTTGGAGAGGGAGGAAAACTTGGTTTCAGCATTCTCATTTTTCGACAAAGATGGAAGTGGCTTTATAACCATTGATGAGCTGTCACAAGCATGCCGTGAATTCGGCCTTGATGATGTTCACCTTGAGGATATGATTAAAGATATTGACCAGAACAAT GATGGGCAAATTGACTACAGCGAGTTCACGGCAATGATGAGGAAGGGCAATGCTGGTGCAGCAGGAAGGAGAACAATGAGGAACAGCTTGCACTTGAATCTTGGCGAGCTCTTGAACCCCAGCAAAACCTAG